A single Flavobacterium sp. 1 DNA region contains:
- a CDS encoding TIM barrel protein, whose protein sequence is MLIESHKIASHNDDLLKSHSNKLIFTVSEIADSEAIIQKLIDFQIAIPSWALGTGGTRFGRFAGGGEPRSLEEKIEDVGLLHALNNASGAISLHIPWDIPQDHKAIKALAAQHNLLFDAVNSNTFQDQANSEHSYRYGSLQNVNKAVRKQAVDHNIEVIKQGIELGSESLTVWLADGSNFPGQLNFRRAYENTLESLQEIYAALPSDWKLFLEYKCAEPNFYSTTVADWGQSYSYVKKLGDKAKTLVDLGHHLPNANIEQIVSLLLMEDKLGGFHFNDSKYGDDDLTAGALKPYQLFLIFNELVEGMDARGMNHAKDLGWMIDASHNIKDPLEDLLQSVEAIMIAYAQALSVDRKALENAQEENDVVKAQEILQNAFRTDVRALVAEARLRNGAAINPVALYRNLNVRKELIGERGLKTMATGL, encoded by the coding sequence ATGTTAATAGAATCACACAAAATAGCTTCACATAATGACGATTTATTAAAAAGTCATTCCAATAAATTAATTTTCACCGTTTCTGAGATTGCGGATAGCGAGGCAATTATTCAAAAATTAATTGATTTTCAAATTGCAATTCCATCTTGGGCATTAGGAACAGGAGGTACTCGTTTTGGCCGTTTTGCCGGAGGGGGAGAACCGCGCTCATTAGAAGAGAAAATAGAAGATGTAGGTTTGCTGCACGCACTTAATAATGCTTCGGGAGCAATCTCATTGCATATTCCGTGGGATATACCGCAAGATCATAAAGCTATAAAAGCTTTAGCTGCGCAGCATAATTTATTGTTTGATGCGGTTAATTCGAATACTTTCCAAGATCAGGCAAATTCGGAGCATTCATACAGATATGGTTCACTGCAAAATGTAAATAAAGCTGTTCGTAAACAAGCGGTAGATCATAATATTGAAGTTATTAAACAAGGAATTGAATTAGGATCGGAGTCATTGACCGTTTGGCTGGCAGATGGGTCAAATTTCCCTGGACAGTTAAATTTTAGAAGAGCTTACGAAAATACTTTAGAAAGTTTACAGGAAATTTATGCAGCACTTCCATCAGACTGGAAGCTGTTTTTAGAATACAAATGTGCTGAGCCTAATTTTTACTCTACTACTGTTGCCGATTGGGGACAATCGTATTCGTATGTAAAAAAATTAGGAGATAAAGCAAAAACTTTAGTTGATTTAGGGCATCATTTGCCAAATGCAAATATTGAACAAATTGTATCTTTGCTGCTAATGGAAGATAAATTGGGTGGATTCCACTTCAATGATTCGAAATACGGCGATGATGATTTAACGGCTGGAGCTTTGAAACCATACCAATTATTCTTGATTTTTAACGAATTGGTTGAGGGTATGGATGCCAGAGGAATGAATCACGCCAAAGATTTAGGCTGGATGATTGATGCTTCGCATAACATAAAAGATCCTTTGGAAGATTTATTGCAGTCTGTTGAAGCGATTATGATTGCCTATGCTCAAGCACTTTCTGTAGACAGAAAAGCTTTGGAAAATGCACAAGAAGAAAACGATGTGGTAAAAGCTCAGGAAATTTTGCAGAATGCATTCCGTACCGATGTTCGTGCCTTAGTTGCCGAAGCTCGTTTACGTAACGGTGCAGCAATAAATCCAGTTGCATTGTATCGCAATTTGAATGTAAGAAAAGAACTTATTGGAGAAAGAGGACTTAAAACAATGGCTACAGGCTTATAA
- a CDS encoding FGGY-family carbohydrate kinase codes for MIKVNAVFDIGKTNKKFFLFDEDYNEVYRDYVNLPLTEDEDGFETEDLEALRHWIKNTFDSILEASEYDVKTLNFSSYGASLVHLDYKGKALTPLYNYIKEIPQEILDEYYKQHGDPLTIGAETASPQSGMLNSGLQLYWIKKTKPEIFAQIKHSLHLPQYLSYLFTGIPVSEYTSIGCHTNLWNYEQEDYHKWVHDEDIDKILPPIVPTSASINTIYRDKKIKIGVGIHDSSSALLPYILSKKKPFLLLSTGTWSIALNPFNSENLNKEDISNNCLNYLRIDGKRVKASRFFMGNEYRLQVEKLCEYYKKEYGYHREVKFDQNIYLNLIEKPAVYFKFEGISLQRLPQKTELNLFDTFEEAYHQLMIELMELQVDTINKAIGNSKIKKIFIDGGFTDNDVFMKLMSHHFSSFKVLSTHSPLGSALGAAMVISDKQITSQFLKENYRMKKLVPLLF; via the coding sequence ATGATTAAGGTAAATGCAGTATTTGATATTGGGAAAACCAATAAAAAGTTTTTTCTTTTTGACGAAGACTATAATGAAGTATATCGCGATTATGTAAATCTTCCGCTTACGGAAGATGAAGATGGTTTTGAAACCGAAGATTTAGAAGCATTAAGGCATTGGATAAAAAATACTTTTGATTCCATTTTAGAGGCCTCTGAGTATGATGTAAAAACATTAAATTTTTCGTCGTATGGAGCAAGCTTAGTACATCTGGATTATAAAGGCAAAGCATTAACGCCGCTTTATAATTATATAAAAGAAATTCCTCAGGAAATTTTGGATGAATATTATAAACAGCATGGAGATCCTCTTACAATAGGAGCCGAAACGGCTTCGCCGCAATCAGGGATGCTAAATTCGGGTTTGCAGCTTTATTGGATTAAGAAAACGAAACCCGAAATATTTGCTCAAATAAAACATAGTCTGCACCTGCCACAATATCTTTCTTATTTATTTACGGGTATTCCGGTAAGTGAATATACTAGTATCGGTTGCCATACTAATTTATGGAATTATGAGCAGGAAGATTATCATAAATGGGTGCATGATGAGGATATTGATAAGATATTGCCTCCAATTGTTCCTACTTCTGCCAGTATCAATACAATATACAGAGATAAGAAGATAAAAATAGGAGTAGGAATCCATGATAGTTCATCGGCCTTGTTACCTTATATTTTAAGTAAGAAGAAACCATTCCTTTTACTTTCTACAGGCACTTGGAGTATTGCTCTAAATCCTTTTAATTCAGAAAATTTAAATAAAGAAGATATTTCAAATAATTGTTTGAATTATCTGCGCATTGACGGCAAAAGAGTTAAAGCTTCCCGTTTTTTTATGGGTAATGAATACCGTTTGCAGGTTGAGAAACTTTGCGAATACTATAAAAAGGAATACGGCTATCACCGCGAGGTAAAATTCGACCAAAATATTTACTTGAATTTAATTGAAAAACCAGCTGTTTACTTTAAATTTGAAGGGATTTCTTTGCAGCGCCTTCCACAAAAAACAGAATTGAATTTATTCGATACTTTTGAAGAGGCTTATCATCAGTTAATGATTGAATTAATGGAGCTGCAGGTGGATACTATCAATAAAGCTATTGGGAACAGTAAAATTAAAAAGATATTTATTGACGGAGGATTTACAGATAATGATGTCTTTATGAAATTGATGTCACATCATTTCAGTTCATTTAAGGTTTTATCGACACACTCACCATTAGGCTCAGCTTTAGGAGCGGCAATGGTTATTTCAGACAAACAAATTACATCCCAATTTCTTAAAGAAAATTACAGGATGAAAAAATTGGTTCCTTTATTATTTTAA
- a CDS encoding (Fe-S)-binding protein: MKVGLFIPCYVDQFYPKIGIATLELLQKLGCDVDFPMKQTCCGQPMANSGYQHLTEGCDANFIANFTGFDYIVCPSGSCVMHVKEHLHSDTDKELAAKLRATVYELTEFITDVLKIESIEGDFPFKVGMHQSCHGQRGLKLSQMSELNAPFFSKPGQLLTKIKGIDLVSLSRKDECCGFGGTFCVTEEAISVKMGKDRIKDHENHHVDYITGADMSCLMHLEGILRRQKSPIKTIHIAEILNTLKG; this comes from the coding sequence ATGAAAGTTGGACTTTTTATTCCCTGTTATGTAGACCAGTTTTACCCAAAAATTGGTATTGCTACACTTGAGTTACTGCAAAAATTAGGCTGTGATGTTGATTTTCCAATGAAGCAGACTTGTTGTGGACAGCCGATGGCTAATAGTGGTTACCAGCATTTAACCGAGGGATGCGATGCCAACTTTATTGCCAATTTCACCGGTTTTGATTATATCGTCTGTCCTTCGGGAAGTTGCGTAATGCACGTAAAAGAGCATTTACACAGCGATACTGACAAAGAACTGGCTGCAAAACTTAGAGCAACTGTTTACGAGTTAACTGAATTTATTACTGATGTTTTAAAAATTGAAAGTATTGAAGGTGATTTCCCGTTCAAAGTAGGAATGCATCAAAGCTGTCATGGGCAGCGGGGATTGAAGCTTTCGCAAATGAGTGAATTAAATGCTCCGTTTTTTTCAAAACCGGGGCAATTATTAACCAAAATTAAAGGGATAGACTTAGTATCCCTGTCCCGAAAAGATGAGTGCTGCGGTTTTGGAGGAACTTTTTGTGTTACTGAGGAAGCCATTTCTGTAAAAATGGGGAAAGACCGTATCAAAGACCACGAAAACCATCACGTTGATTATATTACTGGCGCAGATATGTCTTGTTTAATGCATTTGGAAGGGATTTTGCGAAGACAAAAAAGTCCAATTAAAACTATTCATATCGCAGAAATTTTAAACACTTTAAAAGGGTAA
- a CDS encoding glycoside hydrolase family 28 protein, with translation MKKIISILFIVCAFCFFSFNAEKETVTLTGIKVKAPFEMPMIYIPNFKNCKKLIITDFGAVQGDKNKNSQAIANAIDKANKMGGGIVVIPKGEWITGKIHFKSNVNLHLEKGAVLLFSDDPSDYLPAVHTTWEGLECYNYSPLVYAYNCKKIAITGEGELKAKMDVWEKWFARPKAHMESLKRLYYLAGYNKPVEERQMVNDTANFRPQFIQFNRCENILMEGVKVTNSPFWTIHPYLSKDVVIRNIQVYAHGHNNDGVDPEMAQNVLIENCILDQGDDAISIKSGRDQDAWRLHTPAKNIVIRNITVKNGHQLLALGSELSGGIENVFMDNCHVVDGAKLNHLLFIKTNERRGGYVKNIYTQNITSGKIAEGVLGIETDVLYQWKDLVPTIEVKLTPIHDIYLENYKVKDVKFIARILGQKELPVENIFLKNIKADIITDKKYITENVLNFSDKE, from the coding sequence ATGAAAAAGATCATTTCAATTTTATTTATCGTTTGTGCCTTTTGTTTTTTTTCATTTAATGCTGAAAAAGAAACGGTTACTTTAACTGGAATAAAAGTGAAAGCTCCATTTGAAATGCCTATGATTTACATTCCAAATTTTAAGAATTGTAAAAAGTTAATCATTACCGATTTTGGTGCGGTACAAGGTGACAAAAATAAAAATTCACAAGCTATAGCTAATGCCATTGATAAAGCAAATAAAATGGGAGGCGGTATTGTAGTAATCCCAAAAGGCGAATGGATTACAGGTAAAATTCACTTCAAAAGCAATGTCAACCTGCACTTAGAAAAAGGTGCTGTTCTTTTATTTTCAGATGATCCTAGTGATTATCTGCCTGCTGTACATACTACATGGGAAGGACTGGAATGCTATAATTATTCGCCGTTAGTTTATGCTTATAACTGTAAAAAAATTGCAATTACCGGTGAGGGTGAATTAAAAGCAAAAATGGATGTATGGGAAAAATGGTTTGCAAGACCGAAAGCTCACATGGAAAGCTTAAAGCGTCTGTACTATTTGGCTGGCTATAACAAACCAGTTGAAGAACGCCAGATGGTTAATGATACGGCTAATTTTCGCCCGCAATTTATTCAGTTTAACCGTTGTGAGAATATTTTAATGGAAGGCGTTAAGGTAACTAACAGCCCGTTTTGGACTATTCATCCATACTTGTCCAAAGATGTTGTGATTCGAAATATTCAAGTATATGCTCATGGACATAATAATGACGGCGTTGATCCCGAAATGGCACAAAATGTATTAATCGAAAATTGTATTTTAGACCAAGGTGACGATGCTATTTCAATTAAATCTGGCAGAGATCAAGATGCTTGGCGTTTACATACTCCTGCAAAAAATATTGTTATTCGAAATATTACTGTAAAAAACGGTCATCAATTACTGGCTTTAGGAAGTGAACTCTCTGGAGGAATTGAAAATGTTTTTATGGATAACTGCCATGTTGTTGATGGAGCAAAATTGAACCATCTGTTATTCATTAAGACCAATGAACGAAGAGGCGGTTATGTAAAAAATATTTATACTCAAAATATCACATCTGGAAAAATTGCCGAAGGAGTTTTGGGTATTGAAACCGATGTTTTGTATCAATGGAAGGACTTGGTTCCAACTATTGAAGTAAAATTAACACCTATACATGACATTTATTTAGAAAATTATAAGGTTAAAGATGTGAAATTTATCGCAAGAATACTGGGGCAGAAAGAATTGCCTGTAGAGAATATTTTCCTTAAAAACATTAAGGCTGATATTATTACCGATAAAAAATATATTACCGAAAACGTATTGAATTTTTCTGATAAAGAATAA
- a CDS encoding lactate utilization protein B → MSSNKTIPHSEAAALFNKNEERVNWHDETLWFVREKRDRSAHQIPEWELLRETASQIKFNVLSNIHDYLVEFESNAQKNGIIVHWAANAEEHNVIVHSILEKHNIKQMVKSKSMLTEECHLNDYLTNRGIDVIDSDLGERIVQLRNEPPSHIVLPAIHLKKEDVSETFHEHLGTEKGNIDPQYLTESARQHLRDVFLTRKAALTGVNFAVAETGEFVVCTNEGNADMGAHLADVHIACMGFEKLIPQREHLGVFLRLLARSATGQPITTFSSHFKKPNDGKEIHIVIVDNGRSEQLGREDFRNSLKCIRCGACMNTCPVYRRSGGHSYHNAVAGPIGSILAPNLDMKKNADLPFASTLCGSCTNVCPVKIDIHDQLYKWRQVLVKEGYTPKVKTIAMKTMATVLANPTVFEIAGKAGRFTMKNLPGLVNNKLNKWYDQREMPEVPEESFREWYKKNGKATKGKNDEQ, encoded by the coding sequence ATGAGTTCAAATAAAACGATTCCGCATAGTGAAGCCGCAGCCCTTTTTAATAAAAATGAGGAGCGCGTCAATTGGCACGATGAAACACTTTGGTTTGTTCGTGAAAAAAGAGATCGGTCTGCACATCAGATTCCAGAATGGGAATTGCTTAGAGAAACAGCATCACAAATAAAATTCAACGTACTTTCAAATATTCATGATTATTTGGTTGAATTTGAATCCAATGCTCAAAAAAATGGAATTATTGTTCACTGGGCCGCAAATGCCGAGGAACACAATGTTATTGTTCATTCGATATTAGAAAAGCATAACATCAAACAAATGGTGAAATCAAAATCGATGCTTACCGAAGAATGTCATTTGAATGATTATTTGACGAATCGGGGCATTGATGTTATTGATTCTGATTTAGGAGAACGTATTGTACAGCTTCGAAACGAGCCTCCGAGTCATATTGTTTTGCCGGCGATTCATCTAAAAAAGGAAGATGTAAGTGAAACTTTTCATGAGCACCTTGGTACCGAAAAAGGGAATATTGATCCGCAATATTTAACTGAATCGGCCCGCCAGCATTTAAGAGATGTTTTTTTGACGCGCAAAGCCGCCTTGACAGGAGTAAATTTTGCAGTTGCCGAAACCGGCGAATTTGTAGTTTGCACCAATGAAGGAAATGCAGATATGGGCGCGCATTTAGCCGATGTTCATATTGCGTGTATGGGATTTGAAAAATTAATTCCGCAGCGCGAACATTTAGGTGTTTTCTTGAGATTACTAGCAAGAAGCGCCACTGGGCAGCCAATAACTACTTTTTCCAGCCATTTTAAAAAACCAAATGACGGAAAAGAGATTCATATTGTCATAGTTGATAATGGAAGAAGTGAGCAGTTAGGGAGAGAAGATTTTAGAAATTCATTAAAATGCATTCGCTGCGGTGCCTGCATGAATACTTGTCCAGTGTACAGACGAAGCGGTGGACATAGTTATCACAATGCGGTTGCAGGACCAATAGGTTCGATTTTGGCTCCTAATCTGGATATGAAAAAAAATGCCGATCTGCCTTTTGCCAGCACTTTATGCGGTTCCTGTACCAATGTTTGTCCTGTAAAAATTGACATCCATGATCAGTTATACAAATGGAGACAGGTTTTGGTTAAAGAGGGTTATACTCCAAAAGTTAAGACAATAGCTATGAAAACAATGGCTACTGTTTTAGCCAATCCAACAGTGTTTGAGATTGCTGGAAAAGCGGGCCGTTTTACAATGAAGAATTTACCTGGTTTGGTAAATAATAAATTGAATAAATGGTACGACCAACGCGAAATGCCCGAAGTTCCAGAAGAATCTTTTAGAGAATGGTACAAGAAAAATGGTAAAGCAACTAAAGGAAAAAATGATGAGCAGTAA